Proteins encoded together in one Zonotrichia leucophrys gambelii isolate GWCS_2022_RI chromosome 1, RI_Zleu_2.0, whole genome shotgun sequence window:
- the LOC135452446 gene encoding cytochrome c oxidase copper chaperone codes for MSSMAAASCDGKGAGEAQEGKKPLKACCACPETKKARDACIIEKGEENCGHLIEAHKECMRALGFKI; via the exons ATGTCCTCGATGGCCGCCGCCAGCTGTGACGGCAAGGGCGCGGGGGAGGCGCAGGAAGGGAAGAAGCCGCTGAAGGCCTGCTGCGCCTGCCCCGAGACCAAGAAGGCGAGGGACGCCTG cattattgagaagggagaagaaaattgtGGGCACTTAATTGAAGCTCACAAAGAGTGTATGAGAGCTCTGGGCTTCAAGATATGA
- the POPDC2 gene encoding popeye domain-containing protein 2 isoform X1, whose amino-acid sequence MTIHFEHRTAGEGGEWGRMSANSPSWDQAVLQPPVCDAWKEITEEAAYQLASCIVLLGYMGGSGIFGSLYIFGLLAPGYFCYALWGWLSACGLDIFIWNMLLVLACLLQLAHLAYRLRRNTIPEEFDLLYKTMYLPLQVPLEVYKEIVKCCEEQVQSLVRDQNYAVEGKTPIDRLSLLLSGRIRVCQDGQFLHYVFPYQFLDSPEWESLRPSEEGTFQVTLTAETDCSYITWPRKKLYLLLRKDRYIARLFSSHLGYDISEKLYSLNEKLFAKFGLRFDIRLPSLYHVLGPASSEGESEDCEELLPGPGQAGVSEAPPQPPPPPPPAPRPRASRPDSDLLGEDSTSLVLEDFAELPGSFMDYVSEGEYMK is encoded by the exons ATGACAATTCATTTTGAGCACAGGACggctggggagggtggggagtGGGGCAGGATGAGCGCAAACAGCCCCTCCTGGGACCAGGCTGTTCTCCAGCCTCCGGTGTGTGATGCTTGGAAGGAGATTACAGAGGAAGCAGCCTACCAGCTGGCCAGCTGCATTGTCCTCCTGGGTTACATGGGGGGAAGTGGCATCTTTGGGTCTCTCTATATCTTTGGCCTCCTGGCCCCAGGCTACTTCTGCTAcgctctgtggggctggctcAGTGCTTGTGGGCTGGACATCTTCATCTGGAACATGCTGCTGGTCCTCGCCTGCTTGCTTCAGCTGGCTCACCTGGCGTACCGGCTCCGCAGAAACACCATCCCAGAAGAGTTTGACCTCCTCTACAAGACCATGTACCTGCCCTTGCAGGTGCCCCTGGAAGTCTACAAGGAAATTGTgaagtgctgtgaggagcaggtgcAGTCGCTAGTCAGAGACCAGAATTATGCAGTGGAGGGCAAGACGCCCATCGACCGCCTCTCGCTGCTGCTGTCTGGCAG GATCCGAGTGTGCCAGGATGGACAATTCCTTCACTACGTCTTTCCATACCAGTTCCTGGACTCTCCAGAATGGGAGTCGCTGCGACCTTCTGAGGAAGGAACTTTCCAG gtgACGCTGACAGCCGAGACCGACTGCAGCTACATCACCTGGCCGAGGAAGAAGCTGTATCTCCTCCTGAGGAAGGACCGCTACATCGCCCGCCTCTTCTCCTCCCATCTGGGCTATGACATCTCGGAGAAGCTCTACTCCCTCAACGAGAAGCTCTTCGCCAAGTTTGGCCTTCGCTTCGACATCCGCCTGCCCAGCCTCTACCACGTCCTTGGGCCGGCCTCCTCGGAGGGGGAGTCGGAGgactgtgaggagctgctgccggGCCCTGGCCAGGCCGGCGTCTCTGAGGcgccgccgcagccgccgccgccgccaccgccggccccgcgcccgcggGCGTCCCGGCCCGACAGTGATCTGCTGGGTGAGGACTCCACCAGTCTTGTCTTGGAAGATTTTGCTGAGTTGCCGGGGTCTTTTATGGACTATGTGAGCGAAGGGGAGTATATGAAGTGA
- the POPDC2 gene encoding popeye domain-containing protein 2 isoform X2, giving the protein MTIHFEHRTAGEGGEWGRMSANSPSWDQAVLQPPVCDAWKEITEEAAYQLASCIVLLGYMGGSGIFGSLYIFGLLAPGYFCYALWGWLSACGLDIFIWNMLLVLACLLQLAHLAYRLRRNTIPEEFDLLYKTMYLPLQVPLEVYKEIVKCCEEQVQSLVRDQNYAVEGKTPIDRLSLLLSGRIRVCQDGQFLHYVFPYQFLDSPEWESLRPSEEGTFQVTLTAETDCSYITWPRKKLYLLLRKDRYIARLFSSHLGYDISEKLYSLNEKLFAKFGLRFDIRLPSLYHVLGPASSEGESEDCEELLPGPGQAGVSEAPPQPPPPPPPAPRPRASRPDSDLLASENHLQSSHPLCKGRAPLAPTQTPEL; this is encoded by the exons ATGACAATTCATTTTGAGCACAGGACggctggggagggtggggagtGGGGCAGGATGAGCGCAAACAGCCCCTCCTGGGACCAGGCTGTTCTCCAGCCTCCGGTGTGTGATGCTTGGAAGGAGATTACAGAGGAAGCAGCCTACCAGCTGGCCAGCTGCATTGTCCTCCTGGGTTACATGGGGGGAAGTGGCATCTTTGGGTCTCTCTATATCTTTGGCCTCCTGGCCCCAGGCTACTTCTGCTAcgctctgtggggctggctcAGTGCTTGTGGGCTGGACATCTTCATCTGGAACATGCTGCTGGTCCTCGCCTGCTTGCTTCAGCTGGCTCACCTGGCGTACCGGCTCCGCAGAAACACCATCCCAGAAGAGTTTGACCTCCTCTACAAGACCATGTACCTGCCCTTGCAGGTGCCCCTGGAAGTCTACAAGGAAATTGTgaagtgctgtgaggagcaggtgcAGTCGCTAGTCAGAGACCAGAATTATGCAGTGGAGGGCAAGACGCCCATCGACCGCCTCTCGCTGCTGCTGTCTGGCAG GATCCGAGTGTGCCAGGATGGACAATTCCTTCACTACGTCTTTCCATACCAGTTCCTGGACTCTCCAGAATGGGAGTCGCTGCGACCTTCTGAGGAAGGAACTTTCCAG gtgACGCTGACAGCCGAGACCGACTGCAGCTACATCACCTGGCCGAGGAAGAAGCTGTATCTCCTCCTGAGGAAGGACCGCTACATCGCCCGCCTCTTCTCCTCCCATCTGGGCTATGACATCTCGGAGAAGCTCTACTCCCTCAACGAGAAGCTCTTCGCCAAGTTTGGCCTTCGCTTCGACATCCGCCTGCCCAGCCTCTACCACGTCCTTGGGCCGGCCTCCTCGGAGGGGGAGTCGGAGgactgtgaggagctgctgccggGCCCTGGCCAGGCCGGCGTCTCTGAGGcgccgccgcagccgccgccgccgccaccgccggccccgcgcccgcggGCGTCCCGGCCCGACAGTGATCTGCTGG CCTCTGAAAACCATCTCCAGAGCTCTCACCCTCTCTGCAAAGGACGAGCCCCTCTGGCTCCCACTCAGACCCCCGAACTCTAG